Proteins found in one Sorghum bicolor cultivar BTx623 chromosome 1, Sorghum_bicolor_NCBIv3, whole genome shotgun sequence genomic segment:
- the LOC8063412 gene encoding probable sugar phosphate/phosphate translocator At1g48230, producing the protein MISRQLVLTYLYLLIYICLSSGVILFNKWVLSPKYFKFPFPITLTMIHMAFSGIVTFFLVRVFKVVAPVKMTFHIYATCVIPISAFFASSLWFGNTAYLYISVAFIQMLKALMPVATFIMAVLCGTDKLRWDLFLNMVLVSVGVVVSSYGEIHFNVIGTLYQVTGIFAEALRLVLTQVLLQKKGLTLNPITSLYYIAPCSFIFLFIPWYLLEKPEMDVSQIQFNYSIFFLNALSAFALNISIFLVIGRTGAVTIRVAGVLKDWILIALSTIIFPESVITSLNIIGYAVALSGVVLYNYLKMKDVKANQLPADNSSDRATKDKKSLSIFRPDNSMDNNDGTVVGGLASEAAAVDEEAPLIPSARLSYVTRTQTGSFINR; encoded by the exons ATGATCAGCAGGCAGCTCGTGCTGACCTACCTCTACCTGCTGATCTACATCTGCCTCTCGTCGGGCGTCATCCTGTTCAACAAA TGGGTCCTTTCTCCAAAGTACTTCAAATTCCCCTTTCCTATCACACTCACAATGATTCACATGGCATTTTCTGGAATCGTGACTTTCTTCCTTGTCCGAGTTTTTAAG GTTGTTGCACCTGTGAAGATGACTTTCCATAT ATATGCCACGTGTGTAATTCCAATTAGTGCCTTCTTTGCTTCAAGTCTGTG GTTTGGCAACACGGCGTACTTGTATATTTCCGTGGCTTTCATTCAGATGCTCAAGGCCTTGA TGCCTGTAGCAACATTTATAATGGCTGTTTTGTGTGGTACTGACAAATTAAGATGGGATCTCTTCTTGAACATGGTATTGGTCAGTGTTGGTGTTGTAGTTTCATCTTATGGCGAGATCCACTTTAATGTGATTGGAACGTTATACCAAGTAACTGGTATCTTTGCGGAAGCCCTCAGGCTGGTCCTAACTCAGGTCCTTCTACAAAAGAAGGGCTTAACCCTGAATCCTATTACAAGCTTGTATTACATAGCCCCTTGCAG TTTCATCTTCCTGTTTATTCCATGGTATTTGCTGGAAAAGCCAGAAATGGACGTGTCTCAAATTCAATTCAACTATTCAATATTTTTCCTGAATGCACTTTCTGCATTCGCATTGAACATATCCATATTCTTAGTTATTGGAAGAACTGGAGCTGTCACCATTCGGGTTGCTGGTGTTCTGAAGGACTGGATACTTATTGCTCTCTCAACTATTATCTTCCCTGAATCTGTTATTACAAGCCTCAACATAATTGGATACGCAGTTG CGCTATCTGGTGTTGTCCTGTACAATTATTTGAAGATGAAAGATGTCAAAGCAAACCAGCTTCCAGCAGACAATAGTTCTGATAGGGCTACGAAG GACAAGAAGTCTTTAAGTATATTCAGGCCTGACAATTCCATGGACAACAATGATGGGACTGTAGTAGGAGGCCTGGCATCAGAAGCTGCGGCAGTTGATGAGGAAGCCCCTTTGATCCCTTCTGCACGCCTCTCCTATGTTACACGGACCCAAACAGGCAGCTTCATTAACAGATAA
- the LOC110436151 gene encoding shadow of prion protein-like: MLGAGTADAAELQRAGVGAAYRDGGAAGQRHGARGGWRLAKQSTQRRAAPATSAVRWAIGAAAGAAEQRRDVGAQGTCYHYQCGAPGRRRDRPAARGRAASAQQTSGTRPWLGLGGGAGPRCGGQAAWGSTKL, from the coding sequence ATGCTAGGGGCCGGAACGGCCGACGCAGCGGAGCTGCAACGTGCAGGTGTGGGGGCGGCGTACCGGGATGGTGGCGCGGCAGGCCAGCGGCACGGAGCCCGGGGCGGCTGGCGGCTGGCGAAGCAGAGCACGCAGCGGCGCGCGGCCCCTGCTACTAGTGCGGTGCGCTGGGCCATCGGTGCGGCGGCCGGCGCAGCAGAGCAGCGGCGCGACGTGGGGGCGCAAGGCACCTGCTACCACTACCAGTGCGGTGCGCCGGGCCGGCGGCGCGACAGGCCAGCAGCGCGGGGTCGCGCGGCCTCGGCGCAGCAGACCAGCGGCACGCGGCCCTGGCTGGGACTGGGAGGCGGAGCCGGCCCTCGCTGCGGCGGGCAGGCGGCGTGGGGCAGTACGAAGCTGTAG